The Streptomyces sp. NBC_00335 DNA window AGGCTGCGACCGGATAACCCCTGGGTGCGACAACTGTTACGCCCTGACGTTATCCCGGCGGCTGAAGTCCATGGGCGCAGCCAAGTACCAGAATGACGGGGATCCTCGCACGTCAGGACCAGGATTTGGCCTCACGCTCCACCCGGACGCCCTCGATGTTCCGTTGCAGTGGAGAGCCCCGCGCATGGTCTTCGTGAACTCGATGAGCGATCTGTTCCATGCTCGGGTTCCGTTGGACTTCGTGAAGCAAGTCTTCCAAGTCATCGCGGAAACACCCCAGCACACCTATCAGTTGCTGACCAAGCGCGCCCTCCGACTGCGTCGAGTGGCCGATCAGCTCGACTGGCCGGCCAACCTATGGATGGGCGTGTCAGTGGAGAGCGCGGACCAGCTTGATCGCGTCGATGACCTACGGGAAGTGCCGGCAGCCGTCCGCTTCCTTTCCTGCGAGCCGCTGCTCGGACCCCTCACCGGACTGGATCTCGACGGGATCGGGTGGGTGATCGCAGGAGGGGAGTCCGGCCCGAACCACCGTCCGATCGACGAGGAATGGGTCATCGAGATCCGCGACCTCTGCAACGAGGCCAGTGTCCCGTTCTTCTTCAAGCAGTGGGGAGGCCGGACACCCAAGGCCGGCGGACGCGAGCTCGAAGGCCAGATCTGGAGTGAGATGCCGGACCGTATTCCCGCGATCGCTTCCTGAGCAGCGATAACCGGCCAATGCCGTTCGACCACCTGACGCTGCCCAGCACACCGTGTGATCCTCTGCCCTGAATCGCGTAACCAGAGGGCACCGGGGGGAGAGCGGACATGGTGGTTCCCAAGGACGTGTGGTGGGACAGGGACCCGCACACGGCGGCGAAGCACGACCTCCTGAGGAAGTACTTACAGCCCTGGGCTCCCATCCTGCTGTCGCGCTACGACAGCATCGCCTACGCGGAGGGGTTCTCCGGCCCGGGCGTGTATTCCGAGGGGGAGCCTGGTTCGCCGATCGTCGCCTTCAACGTGTTCGCCGGCGTACTCGAACACCGGCCCAAGCACATCCGGATGGTGCTCGTCGAGGGCGACAAGCGCCGGGAATCCGAACTGCGGACCCAGATCGGTAAGGCACGTGCTGAGCACTCCGGCGATGTCAATCGGCGTATCAGCGTCAGCACGCATCACGGGGAATGCCATCCCACTCTGCTAGAGCAGCTGCGTGCGCAGGGATGCCTGGGCAGCCCTCTGTTCGTTCTCCTCGACAGCTACGGCGGACCCGACATCCCGTTCACGCTCCTGCAGGAGCTGGCCAGGTACCGCAGCACAGAGGTCATGGTTACCTTCGCCCCGTCGTTCCTCACCCGGTTCGCCGGGAAGGACGAAAGGCACAGGAGCGCCGGAGACGCGGCCTTC harbors:
- a CDS encoding DUF5131 family protein; translation: MSDRSSIEWTEATWNPTTGCDRITPGCDNCYALTLSRRLKSMGAAKYQNDGDPRTSGPGFGLTLHPDALDVPLQWRAPRMVFVNSMSDLFHARVPLDFVKQVFQVIAETPQHTYQLLTKRALRLRRVADQLDWPANLWMGVSVESADQLDRVDDLREVPAAVRFLSCEPLLGPLTGLDLDGIGWVIAGGESGPNHRPIDEEWVIEIRDLCNEASVPFFFKQWGGRTPKAGGRELEGQIWSEMPDRIPAIAS
- a CDS encoding three-Cys-motif partner protein TcmP; this encodes MVVPKDVWWDRDPHTAAKHDLLRKYLQPWAPILLSRYDSIAYAEGFSGPGVYSEGEPGSPIVAFNVFAGVLEHRPKHIRMVLVEGDKRRESELRTQIGKARAEHSGDVNRRISVSTHHGECHPTLLEQLRAQGCLGSPLFVLLDSYGGPDIPFTLLQELARYRSTEVMVTFAPSFLTRFAGKDERHRSAGDAAFGGTQWQGVFQQHPGQKFAFLRDQYSDTLRRAGFSHTLAFEMVDEKGHVLYLIFGTRHELGLEKMKEAMWSVDRDHGVRYRDPKDTQQQQLALELEPNTEPLRRILLEHVSRSPEGMTVAELKTYTLLETVYKPGQVTNLIRQMRDASAVTTTPHRVTTETLVLPYVPPPEQPKPADQPTLF